The Desulfatibacillum aliphaticivorans DSM 15576 genome includes a window with the following:
- a CDS encoding tetratricopeptide repeat protein yields the protein MLEGGAKKLSREWGIGMGLVALAVLMVYYPAFDFSLISAGDYQVIFGNPIVRSGLSMEDLPQIFALESGKPWGPLAAFAHAAVFRIFKDSAAAHHLVNMGVHLINSWLVLLILSLSTGDKKKSILTALFFAILPVSVGAAAWIAQLRALLCAMFCLAGVFLYVLKKGEGGRRWLAAVLLCHVSALLCGPEAIAFPVMLVILDYWPLGRMDDDAGLKRLFREKTPLLIASAMGMALALIPYRSFEWNAGITDLFYSQLGHLSYCLKTIFSPEGLTIFYPYFVEPIPYALKIFQSVILLMTWLIYKASEKRPALWAGWLWFLLVPFGTPFWLQGPAEFIFADWHVYLPSIGLIWAVVWLFPSYEKTAHFRTKVLALILIAALIPNYLAARDYLNSWKNDREAFMRNLHFYLDYPPSLVGLGNWLTANGYEELAFSRFYKAVEVDPGYAPAHYYLANALAAQGDYSGAEAHYREALRLKPGAVRVLSRLGALLIRMGRPDEAVPLLEKALRADPAGEEPLTTLAGALASLDMLHQAEKYYRTAMDLHPDSGAAAQGLAEVLVRTGRPEEAAPLLENNLAMGFNKAETHFSLGDVYLQMRDYPQAASQFRMAIAEDPGLAKAHNSLGAVLLMMGRKQEAMEQFSKALDLDPNYAMARKNLEYVQKLISGGK from the coding sequence ATGCTGGAGGGGGGCGCAAAAAAGCTGAGCCGGGAGTGGGGGATAGGCATGGGGTTGGTCGCCCTGGCCGTCCTGATGGTCTATTATCCCGCATTCGACTTCAGCCTGATATCCGCGGGGGATTACCAGGTTATCTTCGGCAACCCCATCGTGCGCTCCGGCCTCTCCATGGAGGATTTGCCTCAAATTTTCGCCCTGGAAAGCGGCAAGCCCTGGGGGCCTCTGGCCGCATTCGCTCACGCCGCCGTGTTCAGGATCTTCAAAGACTCCGCAGCCGCCCACCATCTGGTCAATATGGGCGTGCATTTGATCAACTCCTGGCTTGTGCTGCTTATTTTAAGCCTGTCCACCGGGGATAAAAAGAAAAGCATCCTGACCGCCTTGTTTTTCGCCATCCTGCCGGTCAGCGTAGGCGCGGCCGCCTGGATCGCCCAATTGCGGGCCTTGCTCTGCGCCATGTTCTGCTTGGCCGGCGTTTTTCTTTACGTCCTCAAAAAAGGGGAGGGCGGCCGGCGTTGGCTGGCCGCCGTGTTGTTGTGCCATGTCAGCGCCCTGTTATGCGGCCCCGAGGCTATTGCCTTTCCGGTCATGCTTGTCATCCTGGATTACTGGCCTTTGGGGCGGATGGATGATGACGCCGGATTAAAAAGGCTTTTCCGGGAAAAAACTCCCCTGCTGATTGCTTCCGCCATGGGCATGGCCTTGGCCTTAATCCCTTATCGCTCCTTTGAGTGGAATGCCGGTATAACGGATCTTTTTTACAGTCAGCTCGGCCATCTTTCTTATTGCCTGAAAACGATTTTCTCCCCGGAAGGGCTGACGATTTTTTACCCTTACTTCGTCGAGCCAATTCCTTACGCCCTCAAGATTTTTCAATCCGTGATCCTGCTGATGACCTGGCTCATATACAAGGCGTCGGAAAAGCGCCCGGCCCTTTGGGCGGGCTGGCTTTGGTTTCTGCTCGTTCCGTTTGGAACGCCCTTCTGGCTGCAAGGCCCGGCCGAGTTCATTTTTGCGGATTGGCACGTCTATCTGCCGTCCATAGGGCTGATTTGGGCGGTGGTCTGGCTGTTTCCCTCTTATGAAAAGACGGCCCATTTTAGAACCAAAGTTCTCGCCTTGATTTTAATCGCCGCCCTGATCCCCAATTATCTGGCGGCCCGCGATTACCTGAACTCCTGGAAGAACGACAGGGAGGCCTTTATGCGGAATCTCCATTTTTATCTGGATTATCCGCCCTCTCTGGTTGGCCTGGGGAACTGGCTGACAGCCAATGGATATGAAGAGCTTGCCTTTTCACGATTTTACAAGGCCGTGGAGGTTGATCCCGGCTACGCGCCGGCCCATTATTATCTGGCCAACGCCCTGGCCGCCCAGGGCGACTATTCCGGAGCCGAGGCCCATTATCGGGAAGCCCTCCGCCTGAAGCCCGGCGCCGTGCGCGTTTTAAGCCGCCTGGGCGCTCTGCTGATCCGTATGGGCAGGCCTGATGAGGCGGTTCCCTTATTGGAGAAGGCGCTTCGCGCCGACCCGGCGGGAGAAGAGCCGCTGACCACCCTGGCCGGAGCGCTGGCGTCCCTGGACATGCTCCATCAGGCGGAAAAATATTATAGGACGGCTATGGATCTGCATCCGGACTCCGGGGCGGCCGCCCAGGGATTGGCCGAGGTGCTGGTTCGCACAGGACGTCCGGAGGAAGCCGCGCCCTTGTTGGAAAATAATCTCGCCATGGGCTTTAACAAGGCCGAAACCCATTTCTCCTTGGGGGACGTCTACCTGCAAATGCGGGACTATCCCCAGGCCGCTTCTCAGTTTCGCATGGCCATAGCCGAAGATCCCGGCCTGGCAAAGGCTCATAACAGCCTGGGTGCGGTCCTGCTCATGATGGGCCGGAAGCAGGAAGCCATGGAGCAGTTCTCCAAGGCCCTGGACCTGGACCCCAACTACGCCATGGCCCGAAAAAATCTGGAGTACGTGCAAAAGCTGATCTCCGGCGGAAAATGA
- a CDS encoding tetratricopeptide repeat protein, protein MQNSRALILWAIGLGLISFGLYWQTMHFGAVNLDDPWYLVSNPQVNQGLSWQAVKHAFGPEQATYWHPMATLSAMTDFSLFGPRPGGHHFSSALIHAATAALFFLALHAMTRQLWPSLLAALLFAVHPINVEAVCWLTQRKTILTGLFCAAALLSYAHYARKPGFLRYLWVFALTGFCVMSKPSAAPLPVALLLIDYWPLQRFSQSSPVRLILEKIPLLCLSLGTMIMTYITGLPYGGLNLVQGVPVMLRLENAFVATIVYLGKFFYSMGPTVYVPFPDALPFWKPVLAIATLCAVAALALRFCKKAPQLIVGLLWFLIFLTPVIGVIQAGVFPAWADRYAYLPYWGLYIAAAWTLFSFKKAGFGLEKLASALAAVWICLLGFSAWTQAGAWANDVALFSRAVRNVPNSLMLRHNYGVALMGSGRYAEAVDQYEKALALISPEDGPGYPAYLRFSLGNAHLGNKDAASAEREYKAAIALAPRFFQAYNNLGLVYWGRGLENKAQACFNKALEINPNFQDAKNNLEDMGRSGEAPN, encoded by the coding sequence ATGCAAAACAGTCGCGCCCTCATACTTTGGGCTATTGGCCTTGGACTGATTTCATTCGGGTTGTATTGGCAGACGATGCATTTCGGCGCCGTCAACCTGGACGATCCCTGGTATCTGGTCTCCAACCCCCAGGTCAATCAGGGCTTGAGCTGGCAGGCCGTCAAGCACGCCTTCGGCCCGGAGCAGGCCACATACTGGCATCCCATGGCGACCCTTTCGGCCATGACCGACTTTTCCCTGTTCGGCCCCCGCCCGGGGGGGCACCACTTTTCCAGCGCACTCATTCATGCGGCGACCGCCGCTCTTTTTTTTCTGGCCCTCCACGCCATGACCCGCCAGCTCTGGCCAAGCCTTTTGGCGGCTCTGTTGTTCGCTGTGCATCCCATTAATGTGGAGGCCGTGTGCTGGCTGACGCAGCGCAAAACCATCCTGACCGGATTGTTTTGTGCGGCCGCGCTTTTATCCTACGCCCATTACGCCCGCAAGCCAGGCTTCTTAAGGTATTTGTGGGTGTTCGCGCTCACCGGATTTTGCGTGATGTCCAAGCCTTCGGCCGCGCCCCTGCCCGTCGCTTTGCTTTTGATCGATTATTGGCCTTTGCAGCGCTTTTCCCAATCCAGCCCAGTGCGGCTGATCCTGGAAAAAATCCCTCTGCTTTGCCTGAGCCTGGGAACCATGATCATGACCTATATTACCGGCCTGCCTTACGGCGGCTTGAATCTGGTCCAGGGCGTTCCCGTGATGTTAAGGCTGGAAAACGCGTTCGTGGCAACGATCGTGTATCTGGGCAAGTTTTTTTACTCCATGGGCCCGACGGTGTACGTGCCGTTCCCCGACGCCCTCCCTTTTTGGAAGCCGGTCCTCGCCATTGCGACATTGTGCGCCGTGGCAGCCCTGGCGCTGCGATTTTGTAAAAAGGCCCCGCAGTTGATTGTGGGGCTGCTTTGGTTCTTGATTTTTTTAACCCCGGTCATCGGGGTGATTCAGGCGGGCGTGTTTCCCGCCTGGGCGGATCGCTACGCCTATTTGCCCTATTGGGGATTATACATAGCCGCGGCCTGGACCCTGTTCTCCTTTAAAAAAGCCGGCTTCGGGTTGGAAAAATTGGCCTCCGCCCTGGCCGCGGTGTGGATTTGCCTGCTGGGCTTCTCAGCCTGGACTCAGGCTGGCGCGTGGGCCAATGACGTCGCCCTGTTCAGCCGGGCCGTCCGAAACGTCCCCAACAGCCTGATGCTGCGGCATAATTACGGGGTGGCCCTTATGGGGAGCGGAAGATACGCCGAGGCCGTAGATCAATATGAAAAAGCCCTGGCTCTTATTTCCCCGGAAGACGGGCCGGGTTACCCGGCGTACCTTCGTTTCAGCCTGGGCAACGCGCACTTGGGAAACAAGGACGCCGCCTCGGCCGAGCGGGAATATAAGGCAGCCATCGCCCTGGCGCCCCGGTTTTTTCAGGCGTACAATAACCTGGGCCTTGTTTATTGGGGCAGGGGGCTGGAAAATAAAGCGCAGGCGTGTTTTAACAAGGCCTTGGAGATAAACCCAAATTTTCAGGACGCTAAAAACAACCTGGAAGACATGGGGCGAAGCGGGGAAGCGCCGAATTAG
- a CDS encoding FGGY-family carbohydrate kinase: MSAKDLLLAIDNGTQSIKALLFDPEGNLLAKEQVHFEPYFSIKPGWTEQDPLVYWDSLCTACQRLWKREGVDKSRIAGVSLTTQRSSVINVDDKGNPLRPAMLWLDQRKTENHPGAGPLWNALFAVAGAKSTVDHFLSEAQSSWIMTRQPEIWKNTHKYLLLSGYLTFKLLDKFVDSTSSQVGYIPFNYRKLKWANSLDFRWRAQGLKPRQMPELIEAAKVLGEITSQASEATGIPKGLPLIAGAADKACEVLGSGGLEPSLGCLSYGTTATINVASKKPVSPFWLAPPYPAAIPGAYNIEVEIFRGYWMVSWFKKEFGFEERMEAMEKGTEPEILFEKLVEEAPPGSMGLMLQPYWTPGIKHPGPEGKGAIIGFGDVHTRAHVYRSILEGLAYALREGKERLEKRTGTPINRLAVSGGGSQSDSAMQITADVFGLPAVRPHLYETSGLGAAMIAAVGLGLHKDFSQAVSAMTRPGAEFLPIEENRQLYNRLYKEVFLKMYKRLGPIYKSIRDITGYPS, encoded by the coding sequence GTGAGCGCAAAGGATTTGCTGCTTGCCATAGATAACGGAACCCAGAGCATCAAAGCCCTGCTTTTCGACCCGGAGGGAAACCTCCTGGCCAAGGAGCAGGTGCATTTTGAGCCGTACTTTTCCATAAAACCGGGCTGGACCGAGCAGGACCCATTGGTTTACTGGGACTCGCTATGCACGGCCTGCCAGAGGTTATGGAAGCGGGAAGGGGTGGACAAATCCCGCATCGCCGGAGTTTCCCTCACCACCCAGCGGTCCAGCGTCATCAACGTGGACGACAAGGGAAATCCGCTCAGGCCCGCCATGCTGTGGCTGGATCAGCGCAAGACGGAAAACCATCCGGGCGCCGGACCTTTGTGGAACGCTTTGTTCGCCGTCGCCGGCGCCAAGTCCACGGTGGATCATTTTCTCTCCGAAGCCCAATCCTCCTGGATCATGACCCGGCAGCCGGAAATCTGGAAGAACACCCACAAATACTTGCTTTTGTCAGGCTATCTGACTTTCAAACTGCTGGATAAATTCGTGGACTCCACATCCAGCCAGGTTGGGTACATTCCCTTCAACTATCGCAAGCTCAAATGGGCCAATTCCCTGGACTTCCGGTGGAGAGCCCAGGGCTTGAAGCCCCGGCAAATGCCGGAACTCATCGAAGCGGCCAAGGTTTTGGGAGAAATTACTTCCCAGGCCTCGGAGGCCACGGGCATCCCAAAGGGGCTGCCGCTCATAGCGGGCGCTGCGGACAAGGCGTGCGAGGTGCTCGGCTCAGGAGGACTGGAGCCTTCCCTGGGCTGCCTCAGCTACGGCACGACGGCCACCATCAACGTGGCCAGCAAAAAGCCGGTCTCGCCGTTTTGGCTGGCGCCGCCGTATCCAGCGGCCATTCCCGGCGCCTACAATATTGAGGTGGAAATTTTTCGCGGATACTGGATGGTAAGCTGGTTCAAAAAGGAGTTCGGCTTTGAAGAGCGTATGGAAGCCATGGAAAAAGGCACGGAGCCGGAAATCCTTTTTGAAAAGCTGGTGGAGGAGGCTCCGCCCGGTTCCATGGGGTTGATGCTTCAGCCATATTGGACTCCGGGCATCAAGCATCCGGGGCCGGAGGGCAAAGGCGCCATCATCGGATTCGGCGACGTGCATACCAGAGCCCATGTATACCGGTCCATCCTGGAAGGGTTGGCCTACGCCTTGCGGGAGGGCAAGGAGCGCTTGGAAAAACGCACCGGAACGCCCATCAACCGGCTGGCGGTCTCGGGCGGAGGATCCCAGAGCGACAGCGCCATGCAGATAACGGCCGACGTGTTCGGCCTGCCCGCGGTGCGGCCCCATTTGTACGAAACCTCAGGCCTTGGCGCGGCCATGATCGCCGCCGTGGGGCTTGGTTTGCACAAGGATTTTAGTCAGGCGGTCTCCGCCATGACAAGGCCCGGCGCCGAGTTTCTTCCTATTGAGGAAAACCGGCAGCTATACAATCGCCTGTACAAGGAAGTTTTCCTTAAAATGTACAAAAGGCTGGGCCCCATTTATAAAAGCATTCGGGACATCACGGGATATCCTTCTTAG
- a CDS encoding glycerol-3-phosphate dehydrogenase/oxidase produces the protein MSFKDLPKEFDLIVIGGGITGAGILREAVRCGLRTLLVEKQDFAQGTSSRSSKMVHGGLRYLKEGKIFLTKAAVEERCRLLNEAPGLVEKMGFLWPIYKGESPGKHSLEIGLTLYDFMAREKQHEYFHSGKFLLLTPHVRQDKLIGGFKFFDAQVDDARLVMRLINESRDLGGTALNYTAATQILRDEENCAVGVAIQDVETGETFTAASRAVINATGWWAEHLFPSPVEGLHIRPLRGSHILFPAHKLPAAQAVAFAHPVDKRPIFVLPWEGATMVGTTDLDHKDDPWAEPAMSRRELDYIMDGIHGVYPSLQIAESDIISSFAGVRPVLSRGKKDPSQESREHVVWVDKGLVTIIGGKLTTFRLMALDALEASEPFMERIPQHKPGEPIFAPVPAQKPTDDKGLTAQAWRRLYGRYGVKAPQLVEEAPEGALEAVGDTETLYAELPWAAKNETIRRLSDLMLRRTRLGLLTPKGGEEFLDRIIEYCKPYLDWDDERWEEEREAYLELVKKAYSIPA, from the coding sequence ATGAGTTTCAAAGATTTGCCCAAGGAATTCGACCTGATTGTTATTGGCGGGGGAATCACTGGCGCCGGCATCCTGCGGGAAGCCGTCCGGTGCGGCCTGCGCACCCTTTTGGTGGAAAAACAGGATTTCGCCCAGGGAACGTCCAGCCGCAGTTCCAAGATGGTGCACGGCGGCTTGAGATATTTGAAGGAAGGCAAGATTTTTCTCACCAAAGCGGCGGTGGAGGAGCGCTGCCGCCTTTTGAACGAAGCCCCTGGCCTGGTGGAGAAAATGGGCTTTTTATGGCCTATCTACAAGGGCGAGTCTCCGGGCAAGCATTCCCTGGAAATCGGCCTGACCTTGTACGATTTCATGGCCCGGGAAAAGCAGCACGAGTATTTTCACTCCGGCAAATTTCTTTTGCTTACGCCCCATGTGCGGCAGGATAAGCTCATCGGCGGCTTCAAGTTTTTTGACGCCCAGGTGGACGACGCCCGGCTGGTCATGCGTCTCATCAACGAATCCAGGGATCTGGGGGGGACCGCCCTGAACTATACGGCCGCAACGCAAATTCTGCGGGACGAAGAAAACTGCGCTGTCGGCGTCGCCATCCAAGACGTGGAAACCGGGGAGACCTTCACTGCGGCCTCCCGGGCGGTCATCAACGCCACCGGCTGGTGGGCCGAGCATCTGTTTCCCTCCCCGGTGGAAGGACTGCATATCCGTCCCCTGCGCGGCAGCCACATCCTGTTTCCGGCCCACAAGCTGCCTGCGGCCCAGGCAGTGGCCTTCGCCCATCCCGTGGACAAGCGGCCGATTTTCGTCCTGCCCTGGGAAGGCGCCACCATGGTGGGCACCACGGACCTGGACCACAAGGACGATCCCTGGGCCGAACCCGCCATGAGCCGGCGCGAGCTGGACTACATCATGGACGGCATCCACGGGGTGTATCCTTCTTTGCAGATTGCCGAGTCGGACATTATTTCCAGCTTCGCAGGCGTGCGTCCGGTGCTCAGCCGGGGCAAAAAGGACCCGTCCCAGGAATCCCGCGAGCACGTGGTGTGGGTGGACAAGGGGCTGGTCACCATTATCGGCGGCAAGCTCACCACGTTCAGGCTCATGGCCCTGGACGCCCTGGAAGCCTCCGAACCCTTTATGGAGCGCATTCCCCAGCACAAGCCGGGCGAACCCATATTCGCGCCCGTCCCCGCACAAAAACCGACGGACGACAAAGGCCTCACCGCCCAGGCGTGGCGCAGGTTGTACGGCAGGTACGGGGTCAAGGCCCCTCAATTGGTTGAGGAAGCCCCGGAAGGCGCCCTGGAAGCCGTGGGCGACACCGAAACCCTGTATGCAGAACTGCCCTGGGCCGCCAAAAATGAAACCATCCGGCGCCTTTCGGACCTCATGCTCAGGAGAACCCGCCTGGGCCTGTTGACGCCCAAAGGCGGCGAGGAGTTTCTGGACCGCATCATCGAGTATTGCAAGCCGTACCTGGATTGGGACGATGAACGCTGGGAAGAGGAGCGGGAAGCCTACCTGGAACTGGTTAAAAAAGCCTATTCCATTCCGGCCTGA
- a CDS encoding FAD-binding oxidoreductase, which yields MIRYNGWGDESVTMETAKKGLEMLKDAVGPGQPGEDCPLAKILAKVGASRLPEHSLLSREPMDRYTHAHGQSLPDWIAMRGGTLENFPDAVAYPTTSQEVEDVMEYAQENDCLVIPYGGGTSVVGHLNVPKSDRPVLSLSLERMTRLIDLDRYSSLANFEAGVRGVDLEAQLRALGYTLGHYPQSFEYSTLGGWVVTRSSGQQSMHFGRIDQLFLGGEMITPRGTMKLPVLPASAAGPDLRQLVLGSEGRMGVLTNASVKVQPLPEMDQVYGMIFPTWNHGVDAVRELASASLPLSMMRLSNPKETKTNLALSGHETQTKLLNQYLSMRGIDPERACMALVGVIGAKKIARAGKSKAWSIAKKHRGVIIGKTMGESWEKKRFLIPYLRNTLWEQGYVVDTLETAVTWDKVTNLLQSIDGAVTDAMAGFDEKIHVFTHLSHIYPIGSSIYTSYVFRLGENPSQTYERFLALKSAASKEIVKAGGTITHQHGVGTDHKAYLPAEKGPLGMEILQDVVKLCDPDQRMNTGKLLD from the coding sequence ATGATTAGGTATAATGGATGGGGAGACGAGTCCGTCACCATGGAAACGGCCAAAAAGGGCCTTGAAATGCTAAAGGATGCTGTAGGCCCCGGCCAGCCGGGCGAAGATTGCCCTTTAGCGAAGATATTGGCCAAGGTCGGCGCCTCGCGCCTTCCCGAGCACAGCTTGTTGAGCCGGGAGCCCATGGACCGCTATACCCACGCCCACGGTCAGAGTCTGCCGGATTGGATCGCCATGCGCGGGGGAACGCTGGAAAACTTTCCCGACGCCGTGGCTTATCCCACCACCTCCCAGGAAGTGGAGGACGTCATGGAATACGCCCAGGAAAACGACTGCCTTGTCATTCCCTACGGCGGAGGCACCAGCGTGGTGGGGCATTTGAACGTACCCAAGTCGGACCGGCCGGTTTTGTCCCTTTCCCTGGAGCGCATGACCCGGCTGATCGACCTGGACCGCTACAGCAGCCTGGCCAATTTTGAAGCCGGAGTAAGAGGCGTGGACCTGGAGGCGCAGCTTCGGGCTTTGGGCTACACCCTGGGCCACTATCCCCAATCCTTTGAATATTCCACCCTGGGCGGCTGGGTGGTCACCCGGTCCAGCGGCCAGCAATCCATGCATTTCGGCCGGATCGACCAGTTGTTTTTAGGCGGCGAGATGATTACCCCCCGGGGGACCATGAAACTCCCGGTGCTTCCCGCTTCCGCGGCGGGCCCTGACCTGCGCCAGTTGGTCCTGGGCTCCGAAGGCCGCATGGGCGTGCTCACCAACGCTTCGGTCAAGGTCCAGCCTTTGCCTGAGATGGACCAGGTTTACGGCATGATCTTCCCTACCTGGAACCACGGCGTGGACGCCGTGCGCGAGTTGGCTTCGGCCAGCCTGCCATTGTCCATGATGCGCCTTTCCAATCCCAAAGAAACCAAGACCAACCTGGCTTTGTCCGGACACGAAACCCAGACCAAGCTGCTGAACCAATATCTTTCCATGCGAGGGATTGATCCCGAAAGAGCCTGTATGGCGTTGGTGGGCGTCATCGGCGCCAAAAAGATCGCCCGGGCCGGCAAGTCCAAGGCCTGGAGCATTGCGAAAAAGCATCGGGGCGTGATCATAGGAAAGACCATGGGCGAGTCCTGGGAGAAAAAACGTTTTCTCATCCCGTACCTGCGGAACACCCTGTGGGAGCAAGGCTACGTGGTGGACACCCTGGAAACCGCCGTTACCTGGGACAAGGTGACCAATCTGCTGCAATCCATAGACGGCGCCGTCACCGACGCCATGGCCGGATTTGACGAAAAGATTCATGTCTTCACCCACCTGTCCCATATCTATCCCATCGGGTCCAGCATCTACACCAGCTATGTTTTCCGGCTGGGGGAAAATCCGTCCCAGACCTACGAACGCTTTCTGGCCCTGAAGAGCGCGGCCAGCAAGGAGATCGTCAAGGCCGGCGGAACCATCACCCATCAGCACGGGGTTGGAACGGACCACAAGGCCTATCTGCCTGCGGAAAAAGGCCCCCTTGGCATGGAAATTCTGCAGGACGTCGTCAAATTGTGCGACCCGGACCAGAGGATGAACACGGGCAAGCTGCTGGACTAA
- a CDS encoding GntR family transcriptional regulator yields MEDAKLLKPAQYAENQILTAILEGKYPPGACLPGERALAQELGVTRPTLRETLHRLAAEGWIAIRHGKPTIVNDYWTKGGLGLLSTMARYGQFLPKNFIVHLLELRLVLIPSVAAMASERNPEDLARHLALAKILDDDPEAFAQYDWSLQELMAKASKNFTFPMILNDFGPLFKSLAHTYFSLAKGRAASKKYYSSLARALELGPEAVKQAARAAMQDSIAIWNDLHQKEGGLHD; encoded by the coding sequence ATGGAAGACGCTAAATTGCTCAAACCGGCGCAATACGCCGAAAATCAAATTCTCACCGCCATCCTGGAAGGGAAATACCCCCCCGGCGCGTGCCTCCCCGGAGAACGCGCCCTGGCCCAGGAGTTGGGGGTGACAAGGCCCACCCTTCGGGAAACCCTGCATCGCCTGGCCGCGGAAGGGTGGATCGCCATCCGCCACGGCAAGCCCACCATTGTCAACGATTACTGGACCAAGGGCGGGCTGGGCCTGCTTTCCACCATGGCCAGGTACGGCCAGTTTTTACCCAAGAATTTTATTGTGCATTTGCTGGAGCTGCGCTTGGTGCTCATACCCAGCGTGGCGGCCATGGCCAGCGAACGCAATCCCGAGGATTTAGCCAGGCATCTGGCCCTGGCCAAAATCTTGGATGACGATCCCGAGGCTTTTGCCCAATATGATTGGAGCCTGCAGGAATTGATGGCCAAGGCCTCCAAGAACTTTACCTTTCCCATGATTTTGAACGATTTCGGCCCCCTGTTTAAAAGCCTCGCTCACACGTATTTTTCTTTGGCAAAGGGCAGGGCGGCCTCAAAAAAATATTACTCAAGCCTGGCTCGAGCCTTGGAACTGGGGCCGGAGGCGGTCAAACAGGCGGCCCGAGCCGCCATGCAGGACAGCATTGCAATCTGGAATGATTTGCACCAGAAGGAAGGGGGATTACATGATTAG
- a CDS encoding response regulator — protein sequence MSALHALVVDDETSARMLLERGVANAGFSVESAEDGVQATNMIRKKLYDLVVTDLMMPGEVDGVGVLEAAKARSPRTSVVLITGHASVETAVEAMKKGADDYLQKPIHLDELAIKIGRVRDLSLLVRDTQELQEAMDVTESSAAETIRELDAKVSELQLVLDSVREILSSEAPHDRKIVKALEALAEPTI from the coding sequence ATGAGCGCCTTACATGCCTTGGTTGTGGATGACGAAACCAGCGCCCGTATGCTCTTGGAGCGCGGAGTAGCCAACGCCGGCTTCTCTGTGGAATCCGCCGAGGACGGAGTCCAGGCAACCAACATGATTCGGAAAAAGCTCTACGACCTGGTGGTCACGGACCTCATGATGCCCGGCGAAGTGGACGGCGTCGGAGTCCTGGAAGCAGCCAAGGCGCGTTCTCCCCGCACCTCCGTGGTGCTCATCACCGGCCACGCCTCGGTGGAAACCGCCGTGGAAGCCATGAAAAAAGGCGCGGACGACTACCTGCAAAAACCCATTCATCTGGACGAACTGGCCATTAAAATAGGACGAGTGCGCGACCTGAGCCTGCTGGTCAGAGACACCCAGGAACTCCAGGAAGCCATGGACGTCACCGAATCCTCCGCCGCGGAAACCATTCGCGAACTGGACGCCAAAGTGAGCGAACTCCAGCTTGTCCTGGACTCGGTGCGAGAAATTCTGTCCAGCGAGGCTCCCCACGATCGAAAGATCGTCAAGGCTCTGGAGGCCTTGGCCGAGCCCACCATCTGA
- a CDS encoding CheR family methyltransferase, which produces MAQDLIDAVATNETRFFRDAGPFELFQYKIIPYLTANRLPDSTGKIPIRIWSAACSTGQEVYSLAMCLKESLPNLRNYKITLLGSDISQRALDRAREGVYSKFEIARGLDEARLRKFFIPEGNAYRIRGEIREMVNFKSVNLLEPINGFKEWDLILCRNVAIYFRQDHRKWLFNQLANALEPDGFLVAGASESLAAMCSRFIPKMFSSCTYYQRRF; this is translated from the coding sequence ATGGCTCAGGATCTTATCGACGCAGTGGCCACCAACGAAACCCGCTTTTTTCGCGATGCGGGGCCGTTTGAACTGTTTCAGTATAAGATCATTCCTTACCTGACGGCCAATCGGCTCCCGGACTCAACAGGCAAGATTCCCATTCGCATATGGAGCGCAGCCTGCTCCACCGGCCAGGAAGTATACAGCCTGGCTATGTGCCTCAAGGAAAGCCTGCCGAATTTAAGGAATTACAAAATCACCCTTTTGGGGTCGGATATTTCCCAGCGGGCTCTGGATCGGGCCAGGGAAGGCGTATACTCCAAATTCGAAATCGCACGGGGGCTGGATGAAGCCCGTTTAAGAAAGTTCTTTATCCCGGAGGGAAACGCCTATAGAATTCGCGGAGAAATTCGCGAGATGGTGAATTTTAAATCGGTGAACCTGCTGGAGCCCATCAACGGTTTTAAAGAGTGGGACCTTATTCTCTGCCGCAATGTGGCGATCTATTTTCGGCAGGATCACCGCAAATGGCTGTTTAACCAGTTGGCCAACGCCCTGGAGCCCGACGGCTTCCTGGTGGCCGGCGCCTCCGAGTCCCTGGCGGCCATGTGTTCCCGATTTATCCCTAAAATGTTTTCCAGCTGCACCTATTATCAAAGGAGATTCTGA